In the Nocardioides marmotae genome, GGTGGACGTAGACGGAGTCGACGAGGGTGCCGTCGAGGTCGAGCACGACGGTGTCGGGACGGGAGGAGGGGGGGCGGGATCCGGTCATCGGTCGCACGGTGCCCAGGAGGGGCCTGGGTCACTCGGGGTCACTCGGGCCACTCGGGGTGTGCTGGGCAGGGGAGCCCGGGTACCGGGCGGGTCGCGGTGGCCCGGGCCGACCCCGGGACGTGACGAGGCCCGGCGCTCGATGAGCGCCGGGCCTCGTGCCGTCGGACGTCCGGACGTCCGTGAGAGGTGTGTCGAACGGCCGCCACCGCAGATACCCGGGTCTGCGTAAGCCCCACGCGTGTGACCGCCGACGGGCGCCAGGTACCCGAACGCTCCGGAGAGCAATCACATCCGATGTGGTTTTCACCCGTTCGGGTGAAGGCCGCCGTCCGCGGGGTCGGTCGGAGAGGTGCGTCAGGCGGTCTCGGGCGCGCGCCTGGAGGTGTCGAGCGCGGGGACGGTCTCGAGGAACGGCATCCCGGTGATGACGAGGACGCGGTGGGCGATGGTCCCCGGCGCGGCGACGAGCGCGAGCTCGGTGCCGTTCTCCTCGGCGTTGCGCAGGCCGGTGGCGAGCACGCCGACCGCGACGCTGGGGAGGAAGTCCACGTCGCTGAGCTCGACGGCCAGCGGGCGGCGGTACTCCTCGGAGTGCTCCCGGACGGCAGCGCGGAGCGCGGCGACGGCGTACTCATCGACGGACCCACCGAGGGTGAGGACCCCGTCGGCGTAGGAGCACGAGAACGGACGTTCGAGCATGGTCTCGACCCTAGTCGTCGCGACGACGGCCTCCGAATCCGGCGTCTCACCCCATGGGGTGGTTATCCGGGTCGTGGCGCCGGCCGGTCGTGACGGGCGGTGCGGGTGTGGCGCACGCGGCATGCCCGGTGCACCCCCGCGGGGGTTTCCGGCGGCGCGGCGGAGGACACCGGGGACGCATGACGGTGTTGATCGACGGGCCGACCGCGCGGCCCGCCCAGGTGGAGGACGCGGCGGTCGAGGGGACGGGACCCGGGTTCCGTGACTGTCGGGGTGTGTGGCAGGCGTGGGACCACGAGGACGACGGAGGACAGAGCTGATGCGGCTCCCGAAGGCGCGGGGCACGCTCAGCGAGCGGCTCTTCAGCGCGCTGCGCGAGGAACCCGGCACCCCGGTGTCGGTCGACGCCTCCGTCGCCGACGACGCCGAGGACCGCGCCATCGCCCTCTGGGCCTCCTACGAGCTGCACTACCGCGGCTTCGAGGACGTCGACGACCGCTGGGAGTGGAGCCCCGGCGTGCTCCGCGTCCGGGCCGCCCTGGAGGAGGCGCTCGAGGGCGAGCTGCGCGCGCGGTACGCCGAGCACCGACCCGAGCGGGCCGGTGACCTCGCCAAGGACCTCTTCGACTACATCGCCGGGCATGACGGCCCGTCGATGTCCCGGTACGTGCAGACCGAGGCGACCGAGACGCAGGTGCTGGAGCTGCTGCGGCAGAAGTCGGTCTACCACCTCAAGGAGGCCGACCCGAGCGCCTGGGTCGTGCCGCGGCTGCCCACCGGCCCCAAGGCCGCGCTGATGGAGCTGCAGTTCGACGAGTACGGCGACGGGAACCCCGCCCGCCTGCACCAGCACATCTTCGAGCGCGGTCTCGAGGCCGCCGGCCTGCGGTCGGAGTACGGCGCGTACGTCGACGAGGCGACCGTCCCGGTGCTGGAGGCCAACAACGTGCAGTCGTTCCTCGGCCTGCACCGCCGGATGCGGGCCGCCGCGATGGGCCACCTGGCGGCGTTCGAGGCCACCAGCTCGATCCCGTCGCGCCGGATGGCCCAGGGCCTGGAGCGGCTCGGGTTCCCCGAGGAGATCGTCGAGTACTACCGCGAGCACGTCGAGGCCGACGCCGTGCACGAGCAGCTGGCCGTGCGCGACATCTGCGCGCCGCTCGTCGAGATGGAGCCCGCGCTGGCCGACGACGTGTTCCTCGGCGCGTACGCCTGCCTGGACACCGAGGACCGGCAGGCCCGCGACCTCCTCGAGAAGTGGGGGGTCGAGGCATGACCGCCCGGCCCGCGGACCGGCCCGACCGGCCGGCGGTCGAGGAGCGCCCGACCATCGTGATGTGCCCGGAGGGCCCGATGCTGCTGCGCGGTGACGCGGTCATCGAGGACGCCGACGGCAACCGGCACCGCACCACCCGACCGGTGAGCGCGGTCTGCCGCTGCAACAAGTCCGCCACCAAGCCCTGGTGCGACGGCACGCACAAGGTGCTGCCCAAGAAGCTGCGGCCCTAGCTGCCGGACGTCGGCCCGCCCGTCCGCGGATGATCAGCCGCGGACGAAGCGGGCGACGACGCCGCGCTCGAAGACCCGGGTGGAGTCCAGGGTCATGCCGTGGGCCGCGCCGGCCGTGGCGGCGATGGTGTCGACCTGCTCGACGTTGCCCAGCTGGAGGAGCAGGGAGCCGCCGGGCGGCAGGTGCCCGGCCGCGACCTCCACGCAGGCGACCGCGACGACGGTGCCGTCGGTGCCGCCGTCGATCGCGAGGCGCGGGTCCTCGGGGAAGCGGCCGGTGTCGGCCGCCGGCACCCAGGGCGGGTCGGCGACCACGAGGGCGTACCGCTCGTCGTCGCCGACCATCGCGGACAGATCGCCGTTGCGGACCTCGACTCGGTCGCCGAGACCGGCGGCCGCGGCGTTCTGCAGGGTGTAGGCGCACGCGACCGGGTTCGCATCGACGCACACCAGCTGTCGGTCCTCGTCGTGGACCGCCAGCAGGCCGATCTGGCCGGCTCCCGCGCACAGCTCCAGCACGGGGCCCGCAGGCGCGTCCCGGAGGAGCTGGGCGGCCCACTCGGACTGCGCGGCGGTCCAGGCGCGGGGGCGCAGGACGCGCTCGTCGAAGGTGATGGTGAGCGGTCCGAAGGCGATCTGCTCGCCGGTGGCGGTCCCGTGGTCCGGCGTCACTCGGCGACGCCGGTCAGGACGGGCAGGATGACCTGGTCCGTGGGCTGCTGGCCGGGGCCGGTGGAGGTGTCGTCTCCGCGCAGCACGCCGATCAGCACGAACGCGCCTCCCACGACGATCAGCAGCGCCAGGACGGCGGCGGGGATGAGGAAGCGGCGGGGGTCCTTCGACTCCGGGGCGGTCATGACGTCACTCCGTCTCGGTGCAGCAGCATGCCCGCCCTGTGACCCGATGCGCGCGCGGGCATGCGGGCCGAAGGCCGTGCCGCGAGGCACCCCACCTGTGGTGGGATGCCCCCATGCCGAACACCCGCGGGCCCGTCCGGGTCGCCATCGTGAACGACTACGAGCTGGTCGTGGCGGGCGTCGCCGCGCTCCTCCAGCCGTTCTCCGACCGGGTCGAGGTGGTCGAGCTGGACAGCCAGGTGCCCGTCCTCAGCGACGTCGACGTCGTGCTCTACGACTCCTTCGGTCAAGTGCAGGGAGACCAGATCGACGTCGAGGAGATCCTCGGCCGCAGCGGCGCGAAGCTGGCGGTCTTCAGCTGGAACGTCCAGCCCGACCTGGTGCAGCGCTCCCTCGAGAACGGCGCGTCGGCGTACCTGTCCAAGGCGGTCGGCGCCGAGCAGCTCGTGGAGCTGCTCGAGCGGGTGCGGGACGGCGAGGTCGTCACCCCGGACGAGACGTCGCCCGAGGAGGCGGGCTCCTTCGGCCGGTGGCCCGGTGAGGAGCTGGGGCTGAGCCAGCGCGAGTCGGAGGTGCTCGCGCTGATCACCCAGGGCCTGTCGAACGACGAGATCGGCAAGCACGCCTACATCGGCATCAACACGGTCAAGACCTACATCCGCACGCTCTACCGCAAGATCGGGGTGACCCGGCGGTCGCAGGCGGTGGCCTTCGGCATCGACCACGGGTTCCGCCCCGACCAGGTCCGCCACGCGGACGGCCGGACCCAGCGCGAACGCTGAGCCCGGCCGGTCGGCGGCGGGAAGGTCGGGTCAGGTCGCGACGCGGCCCTCGGCGACGTACGCCAGGCGGCGCAGCGACTCGACGTTGCGCCAGCCGAGCTGGACGTCACGGACCGGCTTCGGCACGAGCCGGCCGGGGCCGTCCTCGACGTCCTCCTCGATGGTCACCTGGGTCTCGGTGCCGACCGCCTCGAGGTGCAGGCGCACCCGGGCCGTGCCGGCGGGCCACCCGCGGGCCTTGAGCTCGAGCAGCGACGGCGGCTGGATCCGCATCACCTCGGTGTTGTCGTCGATGAGCAGCGGCCAGGTCCCGACCGAGTGGTGGAGCTTGGCGCCCACCTCCGGCCAGTGCTCGTCGACGTCGCGCATGCGGGAGGCGCCGACCACCCACAGGGGGTAGAGCCAGCCGTCGGAGAGCACGTCCCACACCTGCTCCGGCGTGGCGTGGATCAGCCGGGTCGTGGTGCTCACGGGCGGAACACCACCTTGACCATCCCGTCCTCCTTGGCGCGGAACTTGGCGTACGCCTCGGGCGCCGCGTCCAGGGGGAGGTGGTGGGTGGCGAAGTCCTCGGTGCCGAGGGGGTCGGCGTCGGTGAGCAGCGGCAGGATGTCGTCGCTCCAGCGGCGCACGTTGGCCTGGCCCATCCGGAGCTGGATCTGCTTGTCGAACATCTGGAACAGTGGCATCGGGTCGATCGCGCCGCCGTACACGCCGGAGAGCGAGACCGTGCCGCCGCGGCGCACGCAGTCGATGGAGGCGTGCAGCGCGGCGAGCCGGTCGAAGCCGGCCTTGAGCATCAGCGGCTCGGCGATCTTGTCGGGCAGCAGGCCGACGGCCTTGATCGCCATCTCGGCCGCTGGGTTCCCGTGGGCCTCCATGCCGACCGCGTCGATCACCGAGTCGGCGCCCCGCCCGCCAGTGCGGCTGCGGACCTCCTCGGCGAGGTCGTCGACGGCGTCGAGGTCGATCGTCTCGGCGCCGCGGGCGCGGACCCGCGCGAGCCGCTCGGGGACGCGGTCGACGACGATCACGCGGTGGCCCTCGTGCAGCGCGATCCGGGCCGCCATGTCGCCGATCGGGCCGGCGCCCATGACGAGCAGGACGCCCTCGGGCGGGAGCTCGGCGTACCGCACGGCCTGGTACGCCGTCGGCAGCACGTCGGAGAGGAAGAGGAACCGGTCGTCGGAGGGCCCCTCGGGGACCTTGATCGGGAGGGTGTCGGCGAACTGCACGCGGAGGAACTCCGCCTGGCCGCCCGGCACCTGGCCGTAGAGCTTGCTGTAGCCCAGCAGGCTCGCGCCGGTGCCGTGCTCGCGGTTCTGCGTCGTCTCGCACTGGCTGTGCAGCCCCTGGGAGCAGGTCCAGCAGGTGCCGCAGCTGACGTTGAACGGCACGACCACCCGGTCGCCGACCTTGAGGTCCTTCACGCCGGGGCCGACCTCCTGCACGACGCCCATCGGCTCGTGGCCGACGACGTCGCCCTTGGTCATGAACGGCGAGAGCGGCTCGTAGAGGTGCAGGTCGGAGCCGCACAGCCCGGTCGAGGTGACCTTGATGATCGCGTCGGTGGGATCGATGATCGACGGGTCCGGAACCTCCACGACCTGCATGTCGCGGCTGCCCTGCCAGGTCACTGCCTTCATCCTGGGTGTCCTCCTCGTGGCCCGGGGGCCGGTCGTCTGGGTGCGCGTCCTGTGCTCCGACGGGTACCCACGCCCGGGCCCGGCACACGGGCCGACGACCCGGCGCGGGGGGCCGGTCGGCCCGGGCCGATGGGGGGTGATTACTCCCTTCGGGTGAGGTCGCCCGCGGAGCGGCCGGGGAACCGGGCTCCGGTGACGCTCCTCGACGACCCCACCTCGGCGCCGGTCCCGGCCACCGTCGACCGGGCGGCCGCCCACCGCCTCCGCCGCCCCCACCGGCCGCTGCTGGTCGCCTCGGTGCCGTCAGGTCACGTCTACGTCCGCCACCTCGCACCCGAGGCCGGGAGCGGCCCCCGCCGCCTGCCGGACCCGAAGCCGCTCGGGCAGCCCGCGGACTCCCAGGTGTGGTGGCCGCCGGCGATGCTGGAGCCGTCGTGGGTCCGCTCGCACGACTTCGACCTGCTGCACCTCCACTTCGGCTTCGACGCCCGCAGCCCCGAGGACCTCGCCGCGCTGGTCCGGGCGCTGCGCGAGACCGGCCGCCCGCTGGTGCAGACCGTCCACGACCTGCGCAACCCCCACCACGAGGACCGCACGCTGCACGACGCCCAGCTCGACGTGCTCGTCCCGGCCGCCACCGAGCTGGTCACCCTCACCGAGGGTGCGGCGGCGGAGATCGAGCGCCGCTGGGGCCGCACCGCCACGGTCGTGCCCCACCCGCACGTCGTCGACCTGCGCACGATGGCGGTGGCCCAGGACGTCCGGGCCCGCCGGCGCACCGACGACCTCCGGGTCGGGCTGCACGTCAAGAGCCTGCGGGCGGGGATGGCGCCGATGACGATCCTGCCGACGCTCGTCGAGACGGTCGCCGCCCTGCCCGGTGCGGTGCTCCAGGTCGACGCCCACCACGACGTGATGGACGAGGACGGGCCCCGCCGCGACAACCGCCTGGCGACGTACCTGCGAGGGCTCGAGGCCGACGGGCTGGTCGACCTGCGGGTGCACGACTACTTCAGCGATGCCGAGCTGTGGGCCTACCTGTCCTCGCTCGACGTCTCGGTCCTGCCCTACCGCTTCGGCACCCACTCCGGCTGGCTGGAGGCGTGCCGCGACCTCGGGACGACGGTCGTCGCGCCGACCTGCGGCTACTACGCCGATCAGGGTCCGGTGCTGTCCTACGTCCACGCCGAGGACACCTACGACGCCGCGACCCTGGCCGCGGCGGTGCGCGCCGCCCACGCGGAGCGGCCCCGGCTCGGCGCCTCGATCGACGAGCGCCGCCGCCAGCGCGCCGAGGTGGCCGCGGCCCACGACCGGGTGTACGCCGCGGCGCTGGAGAAGGTGGGGCGTCGGTGCGCATCTGCCTGATCGCGTCCTCGCGCTTCCCGGTCGCCGAGCCCTTCGCCGGCGGCCTGGAGGCGATGACCCACGCCCTGGCCCGCGAGCTGGTCGCCCGCGGCCACGACGTCGCCCTCTTCGCCGGCCCCGGGTCCGACCCGGACCTGCCCGTCGAGCTCCTCGACCTCCCGGCCTTCGAGCCGAGCGCGGCGGCGATGGCCGACGTCAACGCGCCCACGCGTCACTGGATGGCCGAGCACCACGCCTACCTCGCGCTGATGCTCGCGCTCGCCGAGGGTCGGGACCGACGCTTCGACGTCGTCCACAACAACAGCCTGCACCACCTCCCGGTCGCGATGGCCCCGTCGTTGTCGGTGCCGGTGGTCACCACGCTGCACACCCCGCCGCTGCCGTGGCTGGAGTCGGCGATCGCGCTGGCTCCCGAGACGTCGTCCTTCGTCGCGGTGAGCCGCGCGACGGCCCGCGCCTGGTCCCACGTCGCCGAGGCCGCGGCCGTCCACAACGGCGTCGACGTCTCGACCTGGTGCCCGGGCCCGGGCGGCGGGCCGGCGGTGTGGACCGGTCGGGTCGTGCCGGAGAAGGCGCCGCACGAGGCGATCGACGCCTGCCGGCTCGCCGGCGTGCCGCTGGTGGTCGCCGGCCCGCTGCCGGACCGGGCGTACTTCGAGGAGCAGATCGCGCCGCGGCTCGGCGCCGGGGCGACGTACGCCGGTCACCTCGACCACGCCGCGCTCGCCCGCCTGCTCGGCCAGGCGTCGGTCGCGGTGACGACGCCCGCGTGGGACGAGCCCTACGGGCTGGTCGCCGCCGAGGCGATGGCCTGCGGCACCCCGGTCGCGGCGTACTCCCGCGGCGCGCTGCCCGAGATCGTGGCCCCCGGCACGGGCGTGCTCGCCCGGCCCGGGGACGTCGCCGACCTGGCCCGAGCGGTTGCAGAGGCCCGTGCCTGCGACCGGGCGGTCGTGCGCCGGCACGCCGAGCTGCACTGCTCGCTGACCCGGATGGTCGACCACTACGAGCGGATCTACGCCGGGCTGGTCGGCGGCGACCTCGCCGCATGAGGCCATGACGGGGACGACACGGATCGGCTACTACGTCCACCACGTCGGCCGGGGTCACCTGCACCGCGCCACCTCGGTGGCCGCCGAGCTGGCCCGCGGCGGCGCGGAGGTCACCGGGCTCTCCACGCTGCCGCGCCCGGCGGGCTGGCCGGGCCCGTGGGTGGAGCTGGCGCCCGACGACGTCGGGGCCGACCCCGATCGCGACCGGGTCACCGCCGGCGGCCGGCTGCACTGGGTGCCGGCGCACCACGCCGGGCTGCGCAGCCGCGCCGCGGCGATCTCGGCCTGGCTCGCCGGGGCCGCACCGCGCGCCGTGGTCGTCGACGTCTCGGTCGAGGTCTGCCTGCTCGCGCGGCTGCACGGCGTGCCGGTCGTCTCGGCCGTGCTGCCCGGTGTCCGCGACGACCCCGCGCACCTGCTCGGCGCCGACGTCGCCGACGCGCTGCTGGCCTTCTGGCCGGCCGAGGCGACGGGGATGGTCGCGCCCGCGTCGCTCGCCGCACGGGTCACCGCCGTCGGCGGCCTCGCCCGGTACGACGTCGCGGAGCCGGCCCCACGCCGGCCGGGCCCCCCGCGGGTGACCTACCTGGCCGGCTCCGGGGGACACGAGCTCGACGAGCGGCTCCTCGACGCGGCCCGCGAGCAGACCCCCGACTGGCGCTGGACCGTGCTCGGCGGCACGGCCCCGTGGGTCGACGACCCGCGCGCGGCGATCGCCGAGGCCGACGTGGTGGTCACCCACGCCGGGCAGAACGCCCTGGCCGAGGTCGCCGCCCTCCGCCGCCCGGCCGTGGTCGTGCCGCAGGCCCGGCCGCACGAGGAGCAGCGGACCACCGCCCGCGTGCTCGGTGCCGGTCCCTGGCCGGCGCTGGCCCGGGAGTCCTTCCCGGCCACCGGCTGGTCGGCCCTGCTCGACGAGGCCTGCGCGCTCGACGGCGGTGCCTGGGCGAGCTGGTGCGACGGGGGAGCGGCCGGCCGCGCCGCCGCCGTCGTCCGCCGGGTGGCCGAGGGAGAGCCCCGATGAGCAGCCCGATGAGCAGCCCGGTGAGCAGCCTGCGGGGCAGCCCCCTGCGGGTCGGCGTCGTCACGGTCGCGCACGGCCGGCACGACCACTTGCGCCACCAGCACCGGGGGCTGGCCCGCTCCGACCGGCTCCCCGAGGACTACGTCGTGGTCGCGATGGGAGACCCGGAGATCAGCGCGCGCACGCTCGACGGGCTGGGCTCGCGGGTGGTCCCGGTCGCGGTGCCGCCCGACGGACGGCTGCCGCTCGCGGCCGCGCGCAACCTCGGGGCCCGCACGGTGCTGGAGTCCGGCGCGGACGTCGTGGTGTTCCTCGACGTCGACTGCCTGCCCGGGCGCGAGCTCGTGGCGGCGTACGCCGATGCGGCGAGCCGGGAGCCGGAGGTGCTGTGGTCGGGCCCGGTGACCTACCTCCCGCCAGGTCGCGGCGGCGCGGACCTCGACCGGCTCGACGAGCTCGACGACCCGCATCCCGCCCGGCCGGCGCCGGCCCGCGGCGAGCTGGTCACCGGCGGCGACCCCGACCTGTTCTGGTCGCTGTCCTTCGCGGTCTCCGCCGAGGGGTGGGCGCGGGTCGGCGGGTTCTGCGAGGACTACACCGGCTACGGCGGCGAGGACACCGACTTCGGCCGCTCCGCGGTGGCGGCCGGTCTGGAGATGGGCTGGGTCGGCGGGGCGCGCGCCTACCACCAGCACCACCCGGTCGAGAGCCCGCCGGTGCGCCACCTGGACGACATCCTGCGCAACGGGGCGCTCTTCTGCGAGCGGTGGGGGGAGTGGCCGATGCGCGGCTGGCTGACCGCCTTCGAGGAGCAGGGGCTCGTGCGGCGTACCGCCGAGGGCTGGGAGCGGGCCTGAGGCCCGCCCCAGCAGGCCCTCAGCCGCGCAGCTGGGGGAGCACCTCGGCGCCGTACGCCCGGATCATGTCGAGGTAGTGCGGCCCCATGTTGGCGACGTACACCTCGTCGTAGCCGGCGTCGACGTACTCCTGCATCTGCTCGACGTGCCGAGCGATGTCGGGGCCGGCCACGATGCTCTCGGCGGTCGACTCGCGGGTGACGAGCTGGGAGGCCTGCTCGAAGTGCTTGGGCGAGGGGAGGACCTGCGCCAGCTCGCCGGGCAGGCCGGCGTTGGCCCAGAGCCGGTGGGCGTGGTCGACGCCCTCCTCCACGGTGGGCGCCCAGGAGACCTTGACGCCGCCCTGGGTGGGCTTGCCGCCGGTGGCGTCCTTGAACTTCTGCACCGAGTCGGCGTCGGGAGCGGTGGAGACGAACCCGTCGCCGATGTCGATCGCGGTCTGCAGCGCCTTGGGACCGAAGGCCGAGACGTAGACGGGGACCGGCTGCTCGGGGAGGGTGTAGATGCGGGCGGTGTCGACCTGGAAGTGCTTGCCCTGGCGGGTCACGGTCTCCCCGGTCCACAGCTCGCGCATCAGGTCGACGGCCTCCTCCAGCATCTCGAGCCGGACGTCGAGGGAGGGCCAGGGCCCGCCGAGGATGTGCTCGTTGAGCGCCTCGCCCGTGCCGACCCCGAGGGTGAACCGGCCGTCGAGCATCACCGCGGCGGTCGCGGCGGCCTGGGCGATGACAGCGGGGTGGGTGCGCACCGTCGGGCAGGTGACGGCGGTGGTGACCGGG is a window encoding:
- a CDS encoding STAS domain-containing protein, whose protein sequence is MLERPFSCSYADGVLTLGGSVDEYAVAALRAAVREHSEEYRRPLAVELSDVDFLPSVAVGVLATGLRNAEENGTELALVAAPGTIAHRVLVITGMPFLETVPALDTSRRAPETA
- a CDS encoding iron-containing redox enzyme family protein; protein product: MRLPKARGTLSERLFSALREEPGTPVSVDASVADDAEDRAIALWASYELHYRGFEDVDDRWEWSPGVLRVRAALEEALEGELRARYAEHRPERAGDLAKDLFDYIAGHDGPSMSRYVQTEATETQVLELLRQKSVYHLKEADPSAWVVPRLPTGPKAALMELQFDEYGDGNPARLHQHIFERGLEAAGLRSEYGAYVDEATVPVLEANNVQSFLGLHRRMRAAAMGHLAAFEATSSIPSRRMAQGLERLGFPEEIVEYYREHVEADAVHEQLAVRDICAPLVEMEPALADDVFLGAYACLDTEDRQARDLLEKWGVEA
- a CDS encoding CDGSH iron-sulfur domain-containing protein → MTARPADRPDRPAVEERPTIVMCPEGPMLLRGDAVIEDADGNRHRTTRPVSAVCRCNKSATKPWCDGTHKVLPKKLRP
- a CDS encoding methyltransferase, whose translation is MTPDHGTATGEQIAFGPLTITFDERVLRPRAWTAAQSEWAAQLLRDAPAGPVLELCAGAGQIGLLAVHDEDRQLVCVDANPVACAYTLQNAAAAGLGDRVEVRNGDLSAMVGDDERYALVVADPPWVPAADTGRFPEDPRLAIDGGTDGTVVAVACVEVAAGHLPPGGSLLLQLGNVEQVDTIAATAGAAHGMTLDSTRVFERGVVARFVRG
- a CDS encoding response regulator transcription factor — encoded protein: MPNTRGPVRVAIVNDYELVVAGVAALLQPFSDRVEVVELDSQVPVLSDVDVVLYDSFGQVQGDQIDVEEILGRSGAKLAVFSWNVQPDLVQRSLENGASAYLSKAVGAEQLVELLERVRDGEVVTPDETSPEEAGSFGRWPGEELGLSQRESEVLALITQGLSNDEIGKHAYIGINTVKTYIRTLYRKIGVTRRSQAVAFGIDHGFRPDQVRHADGRTQRER
- a CDS encoding SRPBCC family protein; this encodes MSTTTRLIHATPEQVWDVLSDGWLYPLWVVGASRMRDVDEHWPEVGAKLHHSVGTWPLLIDDNTEVMRIQPPSLLELKARGWPAGTARVRLHLEAVGTETQVTIEEDVEDGPGRLVPKPVRDVQLGWRNVESLRRLAYVAEGRVAT
- a CDS encoding zinc-dependent alcohol dehydrogenase produces the protein MKAVTWQGSRDMQVVEVPDPSIIDPTDAIIKVTSTGLCGSDLHLYEPLSPFMTKGDVVGHEPMGVVQEVGPGVKDLKVGDRVVVPFNVSCGTCWTCSQGLHSQCETTQNREHGTGASLLGYSKLYGQVPGGQAEFLRVQFADTLPIKVPEGPSDDRFLFLSDVLPTAYQAVRYAELPPEGVLLVMGAGPIGDMAARIALHEGHRVIVVDRVPERLARVRARGAETIDLDAVDDLAEEVRSRTGGRGADSVIDAVGMEAHGNPAAEMAIKAVGLLPDKIAEPLMLKAGFDRLAALHASIDCVRRGGTVSLSGVYGGAIDPMPLFQMFDKQIQLRMGQANVRRWSDDILPLLTDADPLGTEDFATHHLPLDAAPEAYAKFRAKEDGMVKVVFRP
- a CDS encoding glycosyltransferase; the encoded protein is MTLLDDPTSAPVPATVDRAAAHRLRRPHRPLLVASVPSGHVYVRHLAPEAGSGPRRLPDPKPLGQPADSQVWWPPAMLEPSWVRSHDFDLLHLHFGFDARSPEDLAALVRALRETGRPLVQTVHDLRNPHHEDRTLHDAQLDVLVPAATELVTLTEGAAAEIERRWGRTATVVPHPHVVDLRTMAVAQDVRARRRTDDLRVGLHVKSLRAGMAPMTILPTLVETVAALPGAVLQVDAHHDVMDEDGPRRDNRLATYLRGLEADGLVDLRVHDYFSDAELWAYLSSLDVSVLPYRFGTHSGWLEACRDLGTTVVAPTCGYYADQGPVLSYVHAEDTYDAATLAAAVRAAHAERPRLGASIDERRRQRAEVAAAHDRVYAAALEKVGRRCASA
- a CDS encoding glycosyltransferase family 4 protein, whose product is MRICLIASSRFPVAEPFAGGLEAMTHALARELVARGHDVALFAGPGSDPDLPVELLDLPAFEPSAAAMADVNAPTRHWMAEHHAYLALMLALAEGRDRRFDVVHNNSLHHLPVAMAPSLSVPVVTTLHTPPLPWLESAIALAPETSSFVAVSRATARAWSHVAEAAAVHNGVDVSTWCPGPGGGPAVWTGRVVPEKAPHEAIDACRLAGVPLVVAGPLPDRAYFEEQIAPRLGAGATYAGHLDHAALARLLGQASVAVTTPAWDEPYGLVAAEAMACGTPVAAYSRGALPEIVAPGTGVLARPGDVADLARAVAEARACDRAVVRRHAELHCSLTRMVDHYERIYAGLVGGDLAA
- a CDS encoding glycosyltransferase, with the translated sequence MTGTTRIGYYVHHVGRGHLHRATSVAAELARGGAEVTGLSTLPRPAGWPGPWVELAPDDVGADPDRDRVTAGGRLHWVPAHHAGLRSRAAAISAWLAGAAPRAVVVDVSVEVCLLARLHGVPVVSAVLPGVRDDPAHLLGADVADALLAFWPAEATGMVAPASLAARVTAVGGLARYDVAEPAPRRPGPPRVTYLAGSGGHELDERLLDAAREQTPDWRWTVLGGTAPWVDDPRAAIAEADVVVTHAGQNALAEVAALRRPAVVVPQARPHEEQRTTARVLGAGPWPALARESFPATGWSALLDEACALDGGAWASWCDGGAAGRAAAVVRRVAEGEPR
- a CDS encoding glycosyltransferase family 2 protein, translating into MSSPVSSLRGSPLRVGVVTVAHGRHDHLRHQHRGLARSDRLPEDYVVVAMGDPEISARTLDGLGSRVVPVAVPPDGRLPLAAARNLGARTVLESGADVVVFLDVDCLPGRELVAAYADAASREPEVLWSGPVTYLPPGRGGADLDRLDELDDPHPARPAPARGELVTGGDPDLFWSLSFAVSAEGWARVGGFCEDYTGYGGEDTDFGRSAVAAGLEMGWVGGARAYHQHHPVESPPVRHLDDILRNGALFCERWGEWPMRGWLTAFEEQGLVRRTAEGWERA
- a CDS encoding TIGR03557 family F420-dependent LLM class oxidoreductase — translated: MRFGYFLSCEEYTPQQLVEQAVAAEEAGFEALWVSDHFHPWNDEQGESAFVWSVIGAVSQACSLPVTTAVTCPTVRTHPAVIAQAAATAAVMLDGRFTLGVGTGEALNEHILGGPWPSLDVRLEMLEEAVDLMRELWTGETVTRQGKHFQVDTARIYTLPEQPVPVYVSAFGPKALQTAIDIGDGFVSTAPDADSVQKFKDATGGKPTQGGVKVSWAPTVEEGVDHAHRLWANAGLPGELAQVLPSPKHFEQASQLVTRESTAESIVAGPDIARHVEQMQEYVDAGYDEVYVANMGPHYLDMIRAYGAEVLPQLRG